From the genome of Triticum aestivum cultivar Chinese Spring chromosome 1A, IWGSC CS RefSeq v2.1, whole genome shotgun sequence:
AGCAACATTTGATATCTTCGGTGAAGCATCAGGCCTTAAGATCAACTATAGCAAATCCCATGCGATCTTCATCAAGTAGAACGATAGTGACCAGCAATGAGTAGAGGAGGTGTTGCAATGCAAGCTTGCAAAATTTCCTGCCGCTACTTGGGGCTTCAACTGGCGATCAATCAACTTACCCGAGCTAACTGGCAACCACTCCTAGACCAGGTCCGGCATTTCATTCCTACCTGGCAGCGTGGCTTCATTCAAAGACCGGGCAGACTTGTGCTCGTCAAGACTGTGATCGCGGCCAGGTCGGTTCATCAACTTCTGGTGCTCGACCCCCCCGCTTGGGTTCTGGAGGACATTAACAAATGGATGCACTCCTTTTTCTGGGCTGGTAAAGATAAGAGTCATGGAGGTCAATGCCTGGTCGCTTGGGAGACGGTTTGTAGGCCAACGAGCTTCAGTGGACTGGTTGTGAAAAATCTGGAGGTTCAAGCTCTTGCACTTTGTGTTCGTTGGGAAAGGCTAAGGAGAACGGACCCGACCAGGCCATGGCAAGGCCTCCACCTCATGGTTGATGAGCTAGCACGCGCTGTCTTTGACAACCTGGTCAAGATCACCGTTGGAGAGGGTGCGAAGGTTCTATTTTGGAAGGATCGGTGGATCCATGGAGTTGCGGTGAAAGACATTGCTCCGCTGCTCACTCAACTTGTCAGCACAAGAGATAGCAATAGGAGAACGGTGCGCGATGCCCTCCTTGACAATGCCTGGACGAATGATATCAATGGAGAGCTCACTTTCTTGGGGCACATGCAAGTCTACATGCTGATCCAAGCCATTAGCACTGTGGAGAGAAACGTGGATGAACTTGATCGCTTCGAGTGGCCCTGCGACGCATCGCGCAAGTACACAGCCAGTTCAACTTACAACAGACTTTGCACGGGCTACATCCGCTGCCCGACGGCCGGTTGCATTTGGCGTAGCTGGGCAGCGCTCAAGTGCAAGATCTTCATGTGGTTGGCCAGCCAATATCGGCTATGGACTTCCGATCACCGAGCCCGGCATGGCCTGCAAGATGCTCCATCCCCTTGCTACACTTGCCTTCAGGAGGAGGACAATGTGGATCATATCCTCGCACAATGTGTTTACGCTCGAGAGGTGTGGCATGCCTGCTTCAGTGCTTGGAACACCAACATTCACACACCGAGCTCAAATGTCACGTTCTTAAACTGGTGATGGGACCAACGGAGGCGTTTCTCTGGGAGGTCCAAGAGGAGCATCGACTCGATAGTGATTCTTATTGCGTGGGCGCTCTGGAAGCAACGCAATGCCCGTGTCTTCAACAATAGATTGAGACAGAGATCTCCCCTGCAGCTGAGAGAGGACATTCAAGAGGAGATTGAAGATTGGAAGAAGGCCGGTCTCGGCGGTGTCGGAGCTCTAGATCCTTTTAGGTGACAGTAGATTAAGGGGTTTATTCGGTGTCGGAGTCGTGTGTGTCTCCCCCGACGATTTGTTCGCATCTCGTCCGGGCTCTTGTACATATATTCTGCCTTCTATAATACAAAGGTATGCCATtgacgtactctcgaaaaaaaacctATCCACATCCTTAGGTATTTGTAGaaaaatgatactccctccatttttgtatacaaggccacaaacttgGATTACATGTATCAATGTAAAATTTAATGTGTGCTTTACAAGTCAACTTCTCTTTTTGTTTACTGGGATCTTTAATACTCTGCATGCACTCAAAGAAACTGAGTAGAGAAAGTAGCTGATTGTtattatgactgcatgcatgcaagtattaaacaagttgtTAGTACGAAAAAATATCATTAACTTTGCCTCGGTTACTGTTGGTGGCCTCGTATAGATGTAGAATGTATATTCCATAGTTGGTGGTCTTGTATAGATGTAGAATGTATattccatagtggccttgtatataaaaatggagggagtatgccACTTGATTGGGGCCTATCCACACCCTTAGGTATATGAAGGATACTACCTCTTGTGATTTTTGTTTCTTTTACCACGCTCCGCCCTGCTGATTTTGTTTGCAATTTGCAATTTTTATTGTTAGCTCACCAAGCTAACCGCTTGGTCGGCCTGCCAATTTTGATGATTGCTGGGAACATTTTTATTTGCAAGAGCAAGGGAACCAATACAACAATCAACAACATGCCCTGGTGTTGGCAACGTAGCATTGCATACTCCAAGCTGCTGATGTTTAAACGCGTGGTTATGGGCAGCTTAGTTGCCTCCTGCCGTGGCGGGGGCTGCAGCCTGCGCCTGTCTCATCTTGGCGAGTTCGACCACTCTGTCGACGGCCGGCAGGACAGCCTTGGCGGCGTCCAGCGCGCCAAAGCGCTCCACCCACGCCGCCAGGAGAGGGCCGAAGAAAGGCTTCACCCAAGCCTCCTGCAGTACATCGACGAAGCATTCGCCGACATCGGCCGCTCCCTCCTCCCCTCCGACCCCCACCAGCGCGCGGTCGCTCGCTTCTGGGCCTCCTACATCGATGACAAGGTTTCACACGTTATTCTTTTTCTGTTCAGCTACGTAGTTTTACTGATCATTCAAGTGACGCGCGTGTGTCTATGCAGCTCGTGATCCCATGGGTGCGGTCGTTCAGGGGCAAGACGGAGGAGGAGAAGTCTGAGTGGATGGAGCAGACGCTCATCGCCGTGGAGACCCTGGAAGGAGCCCTGAGGGAGTGCTCCAAGGGCAAGGGCTTCTTCGGCGGCGACAATGTCGGGCTCGTCGACGTCGTGCTGGGCAGCCTGCTCACGTGGGTGCACGCGGCTGAGGTGATGTCCGGGGCCAAGATGTTTGACCCTGCTAAGACCCCATTGCTGGCCGCGTGGATGCAGCGCTTCGACGAGCTTGCCGCTGCCAAGGCCGTCATGCCGGACGTTAATAGGATGGTCGAGTTCAAGACGAGGCAGGCACAGGCCATCTCTGTCGCTGCAGCTTCACAGCGTCAGTAAACTAAGCTGGCATTAGGTGTTGGAACTACTAGGAATACCCCTGTACCCGTTATGTGATGATTTATTTTCCATATTTGCCTAAAAAGAATTTATTGCTACATCGTGTACTGTTCTAAGGTACTGTATCTTTTGATCGTCATTTGTGTGTAAACCTATCAGCTGCTTGACGTAATAATACTACTTCctcgtttttaaatataagtctttctagagatttcaatatgaaatacatactgagcaaaatgaataaatttatactttaaaatatatcTACTCTTTAAAATACTTATACTTAGGAATGGAAGAAGTATAAGAATAACTCTTTACATCAGCAAGAGTCATGGAGTTTCTACACTCTTTCTCCAATGCACCCTCgtgaaatataaaatataaaaatatatagtttagaaataaaaatattaattttgGGGGCAACAAATATTGTTGAATCATCTTCCTGCATGCAAATTTTCATGACGAGTTGTCCGGAGAACACTTTCAGTTTGTCATGAGTTGATGTGCTCAGCTTTTAAATGATCTTTATTCTGAAATGAATGAAGTATTTAGTTAGATACTCCCTCCGCCTCAAAATAAATGTCGCAGACTTGGTACAACCTTACTTTCTAAGAAGTGAAACTATTCAAATGGCAAGAACAGAAATACGGATTTCCAAAAGAATACAAGTACTAAATGATGTTAAAACTTTACAAAATATTACAAATGATCTTAAAACCTTCACAAAATATCACATGCACTAATTTTCCCTGGCACCATTACATCAAGAATCGATATACAAACAACAATCATATATGCTATATAGAAAACATGCACTCTTTTTTATTCAATGGGACTCATGTTTCCATGACGTTTACTTGGTCTCcgaagcagcggcggcggcatcAGCCTGTGCCTGTCTCTTCTTGGCAAATTCGACCACCCTATCAACTTCTGGCAACGCCGCCTTGGCAGCGTCGAGCTCGCTAAAGCGCCCCATCCACGCTGCCAGGAGCGGAGTCTTAACAGGATCAAAGATCTTGGTTCCAGACATCACTTCTGTCGCAATCAACCAGGAGAGCAGGCTCCCAAGTGAAATGTCCACAAGCCCGACGGTCTCACCACCAAAGTAGCCCTCTCCCTTGGAGCACTCCCTCAGGGCTCCTTCCAGTGTTTCCACAGCGGCAAATGTCTGCTTAACCCCCTCAGACTTCTCCTCCTCTGTCTTGGCCCTCAACGACTGTACCCATGGGGTGACGAGCTGCACAAAATCACATTAAGTTGGTAAAATCAAACCCCGAATGCCCGTGCCATAAATTTCAATGCACAAAAAGATAGATGTGAAACCTTATCGTCAATGTAGGCGGCCCAAAAACGGGCAATTGCACGTTTGTAGGGGTCAGAGGGAAGAAGAGAGGGGCCGACAAGGAACGCCTCATCGATGTACTGAACGATGATCATTGACTCGCAAATGGGTTTCCCGTTGTGGACGAGCACGGGCACCTTCTTGTGCACCGGGTTCGAGCTGAGGAGGAGCTCGCTCTTGTTGCTGAGGTCCTCCTCGACATCCTCGAAGCTCAGGCCCTTGAAGCTCAGCGCAAGCTTCACCCTGGCGACAAATGGACTCGCCCAAGCGCCGAGCAGCTTCAAGTCATCTCCTCCGGCCATCTAGATCTGTGTGTGTAAGGTTGAGCTGCTTGTTTTGGCTTGTGTTTCGTTAGGTGGTTCGTGGGTCATAGTTATGTGGATCATCTATATATAGTGTTTGGTTTGCTAGTTTGGATGCGTCATCCGTGATGCTTGCAAACTGGGAGCGTGCAAGCAAGATCCCCATGATGAACATGCCCAACTTGGAGAAGAAGGCTAGGTAAACTGACACATCTGTTTGGTATAGTCTGTACTTATCAGTTTGAATAGTTCGGTCAAACCCAACTTTTGACCGCTAGCTTAAGAGGCCACGATGGTTGGGGCATTGACTCCCGTGACGTATCGGCTTATGTCTTTGTGCAGTGCGGCACAAGCCAACGTTCGTATAGCATGACGCACTAGCACTCAGTTTGTCTAATTTACATCTAAATGTTTTTTTAATGATGTCACATCTAAACTCTCATAAATACATAATGCAGCAATAAGAaagaaaaactagaaaaaaaatagaccacaaacagagtggacatcagcttagatgtgacataactatgtcacatctacaTGTGTCCTAAACAGACCTAGTACAGTTTTTTCTATCCAAAGTCCATTTGACCCAATTTTTTTAATTGAGAGAAAAAATTAGCCCTGTTAATACAAAAAACCGAGAGAAAACCAATGCAACGTGTCCATAGAGAGCACCTGAGCGACCTTGCTACCTACGGGATCAACAAACGCCACCGAACCGCCGCTGAGGCTGTCCACAAACTGTCATCGTCACCACTTATGCATGGGCAAGCGGAACGACACCTTGCTACAATGAGCACACGAGACCTGCCGGCTTATGCCAAACTACCGGCCACACACGCCGGAGGCAAGGCAGCTCCTAGTCTGAAGGCGAGCTAGGATAAAGAAATGTGAAGGTTGGGGCCATGAAGAATCGCCTAGCTAAACCATTCGATGGATAAGTCGGCGTTGTCAGCCGGGCCTAGCTGCCGCAGCACCAACTCTTTTGTAAGAAAACGATCCTTAGGACGCTAGAAATATGCCGAAGAGCCGACTACCACAAATTTGTCGTAACCCCGATCTCACTCATCCACATCAATGTTGCCACATGAGACGCTAATGACCACCAACATAAACCACGAGTCACCTTCGAGACAATGCCCCCAAGAGAAAACGCGTCACCAAGCAAAACCATACCACGACCATCGTCTGATCTAGGAAACAGCCGGGCTTGCTAAAGCGCTCCATCCACAGTGTCAGGAGCGGAGTCGTGATAGGATCAAAGATCTTGGTTCCGGACATCACTTATGTCGCGTTCGACCAGGAGAGCAGGCTCCCAAGTGAAATGTCCATAGAAAGAAAGTGTCGGAACAAAAGTCAATGATGATACAAGACATTATTTTCAGACACGTAAGGGGTTACGACACGAAGACTCCATGTCTCATATGCTGTTTAACATTGTAGCGGATATGTTGGCAGTACTTATTGGTCAAGCCAAAGAGAGTGGCCAAGTAGGAGGACTCGTCCCCCACCTTGTAGAGGGGGTGTCTCCGTTCCACAATACGCGGATGATACTATTATATTCATGGAACATGATCTTGCAAAAGCtaggaatatgaagcttgtattatgtCTTTTCGAACAACTGTCTGGGCTCAAAATCAACTTTAATAAAAGTGATTTTTTCTGCTTTGGAAGAACCAAAGAGGAACAAGATGATTATAGAAATTTGTTCGGTTGTGAAATGGGATCCTTACCTTTTAGTTATCTAGGGATCCCACATAGACATTTAACAAATAAGGAATGGAAATGTATAGATGATCGATTTGGAAAGaaactaagctgctggaagggtaagctaaCGTATTACGAAGGTCAGTTGGTTTTGATAAATTCGGTTTTGACAAGCCTACCGATGttccttctttctttctttgaagTACCGGTAGGGGTATGGAAAAGACTGACTTCTATAGATCCCGATTCTTTTGGCAAAGTGATGAGGCCAAGAGGAAGTACATATTGGCTAGATGGGATATCATATGTAGGCCAAAAGACCAGGGCGTGTTAGGGATCGAAAGTTTGGATGTAAAGAATAGATGTCTGCTTATCAAATGGCTATACAGATTATCTATGGAGATCGAGGGTATGTGGGTACAAATCTTGTGGAATAAGTACCTACATTCTAAGACTTTGGCCCAAGTCACTGCTAGGCTAACGGACTCGCCCTTTTGGAAGGGGTTAATGAGAACGAAAGTAAATTTCTTCCAACGGGTGAAGTTCGTAGTTGGTAATGTTACCACTagtagattctgggaggatacatggctaggagAGACGTCTTTGGCTTTGCAATATCGCTCCTTATATAATATTGTACAACGTAAGGAGCATTATGTTGCCACAGTATTAAACTCGATACCGCTTAATATCCAATTTAGGAGATCCCTAGTAGGGGACTGTTGGAATGCATGGTTGCACCTGATTCGTAGATTGATGGATGTTCACCTACTCGATTAGTCGGATTCAATTCTCTCGAAGTTAACCACGATGGGAATCTTCTCAGTGAAATCCATGTATTCGGACATAATTGATTCCGGGCCATTGTCGAGGTCTTTGCACATTTGGAAGATTAAAGTTCCACTTCGAATTAAAAAATTTATGTGGTTCATCCATAAATAAGTCATCCTAATCAAAGATAACTTGGTGAAAAGGAATTGGGTTGGGAACTCAAGGTGTTGTCTTTGTGATCGAAATGAAACgattaaacacctctttctcgaatgTCCTCTTGCAAAATTATTATGGCGATCAATTCATATAGCTTTTAACGTTCATCTCCCAAGGAGCATAAACACGTTATTTAGGATGTTGCTTAATGGAGTGGACATACAAATAGCTAAGCATATTCGGATAGGAATATGTGCACTATTTTGGGTTATATGGAATActaggaatgatatgatttttagtGGGACGACATTCATTATTTTTTTACAGGTTATCTACATAGCCTACAGCTTGGATCCGtgtgtggtccttactcactcatgCGGACTTCAGGGAGCTTATGGTTATTGGGCACAACCGCTGGGAGACGATAGCACTGGCTGTCTTCAGCCGATTTGGGTGGTGAGCTAATAATATGCTAGGTGTGTAGGCATCGTAGCTTGTTTTTTATTGCCGGATGTGGCACTTTTCAGCTGTATATCGCCGGATGTGGCGCTTTTCAGATTTATTTTCTTTCAACTACTACTTAGTTTATGAGCCTCTTTGGACCTTAAGACTTTGTTACATTTTTATTTAATAacatggctgcatgcatcgattgatgcagaggccggaggttaTCCTCCTTTAAAAAAAGAGACCAGATAAAAGGTTTTCCCTGAAAACATGTAACTGCAGTCCCgatgcctgttggggaacgtagtaatttaaaaaaaattaatacgcacacgcaagatcatggtgatgcatagcaacaagacgggagagtgttgtgtacgtaccctcgtagaccaaaagcggaagcgttagcacaacgcggttgatgtagtcgtacgtcttcacgatccgagcaatcaagtaccaaacgtacggcacctccgagttcagcacacgttcagcccgatgacgtccctcgaacttcgatccagccaagtgttgagggagagttttgtcagcacgaccgcgtgtgacgatgttgatgttctaccgacgcagggctttgcctaagcaccgctacagtaatatcgaggtggactatgatggaggggggcaccgcacacggctaaaggatcaaacgatcaattgttgtgtctatggggtgcccccctccccggtatataaaggagcaaggggggtgcgggcggccagggagagggcgcgccaggaggagtcctactcccaccgggagtaggactcccccctttcctagttggaataggattcgggagaaggaaagagagagggggagaaggaaagagggggccgaccccccttgccctaaaacaattcggtttgggccttgggggggcgccccacactccccttgcttccctctatttccactaaggcccatgtaggcccattaagcccccgaggggttccggtaacctcccggtactccggtaaaatcccgatttcacctggaacacttccgacatccaaacataggcttccaatatatcaatcttcatgtctcgaccatttcgagactcctcgtcatgtccttgatcacatccaagactccgaacaaccttcggtacatcaaaacatataaactcataatataaccgtcatcgtaacgttaagcgtgcggaccctacgggttcgagaactatgtagacatgaccgagacacgtctccggtcaataaccaatagcggaacctggatgctcatattggctcccacat
Proteins encoded in this window:
- the LOC123049448 gene encoding probable glutathione S-transferase GSTU6, which gives rise to MAGGDDLKLLGAWASPFVARVKLALSFKGLSFEDVEEDLSNKSELLLSSNPVHKKVPVLVHNGKPICESMIIVQYIDEAFLVGPSLLPSDPYKRAIARFWAAYIDDKLVTPWVQSLRAKTEEEKSEGVKQTFAAVETLEGALRECSKGEGYFGGETVGLVDISLGSLLSWLIATEVMSGTKIFDPVKTPLLAAWMGRFSELDAAKAALPEVDRVVEFAKKRQAQADAAAAASETK